In Accipiter gentilis chromosome 33, bAccGen1.1, whole genome shotgun sequence, the genomic window CTGATGAACCCCTCTTCCTTCAgaggagattttaaaattaatcttaccACTGTGCAAACACCGCTTAACTGCTGTGATTCACCAACTCCCTGGCAACTTGCACAGCCCCACCTACTACATTTCCCCCTTATCCTTGCCGCCTGTGCACTGTATATCCGCTCTCACCTCATCCTTGCCCAGTAGCACCTTTGTGGTGAGGGAGGGCCTGCCCACGTTGTTACCGATTGTGTTGGGGTCCACGTAGACGATTGTCCCCATCTTGCCATACTGCGTGACTACCACGAGGACGGAGTTGGAGAACGCCGTGCACACCACCTCCGTCGGGACCCCGTGTACCACCTCCTCGCGCTGCTTGGATGTCACGATGGGACTCGCTTCCATCGCTGCGGAAAAAGAGTaacaaaacaacaataacaataaaatcaCATTAGATTAAGAACACGGACCACGGGCTATAAAAAGCCCAAATCCTTCCCTTCATTTGAAATACCCAGGGTTAAGTTAATTTCGGAGCCCAAAAGCACCCGGAGGTGTGTGCCTGTGCAGGAACAACGGTCAACACCCCCTGTCCCTAACTGGGAGGGGAAATTTCCCTGCCCCGCAGCACCCGCCTGCACTCCCCCCCGCACGAACGAGCTGCCATTTACAGGGTTTCGTGCTAACCATCGTTTAACGCTAATCGCGCCCACGCAGCGTGGGCAGCCCCCGAGCCCGACCCACcgtgccctcccctccctggcaGCCTCCCGGTCGCTCGCACCGAGGAAGCGACCCCTGGCCCCCGCAGGCCTCGGACTCTCCTGAGGGAAACAACAGCCCCCGCGCCGGGCCGAGGCTGAGGAAaagcccccccccggccgcccctaCCCGCtccgggccccgccgcgccgccgctttccgcccgggcccgccccgccgcggcggaaGCGGCgcctttcccctccctccgccGGCCCGCGGCGCGGGGAGATGGCGCAGGGCGGCCGCCGCCTTCCTCTCCCCTCAGCGCCGCCATTACCCGTGGccgcgctcccgcccgccgcggAGGCGCCATCTGCAGCGCCCCCGCTCTCCTCAGGGACGTCGCCTCTCTCCAGCCCCCAGGGCTGAGCCCCTTCCCTCGGCCGGTTTCTGCCCGTTTTACACCGGCTGCCGTCGGCGAGGAGGGGAGTGTCACACGGCGGGAAGCCCGCCCGTGGCCCTGAGGGAGCGGCGCGCGCCCCTCCTCAGCCCTGTGAGGGGACAGGGtgaacctggggggggggggggggctgctaattttggtttgtttggggtttttttacccccTCTCCATTTCCACCCAAGCCGTGGGGACAGCTTCCACCCGCTGGGTGGTGTTGGGCCACGCTCCAAGCCCCCGAGCGTGCTTTCTCCATCAAAATAAGGCAGGTTTGGGGCCATCACCTGCCCTTCCCTGTCACAGGCCGGCCACCCAGCCTCCTGCCTCCCTACCGGTGGGACGAGCAGCGGCGCGTTCGGTGCCGAAATACTCCACGCGTGGTCCAGAAACTTCACGAGCAAACGATGGCAGCTGCCCGACGGTGCTGTAAGGGGAGATAAGGACATCCATGTGAAGagtgcagaaagaaatgtttatgTCCCATGAGCAATACATGCAAATACTAGTTTCTGTTAATTGCGTAGAGTTAACTCggtgctaattttttttctttgaaaaaacagtACTCGTGAATGATAATTTTGTATACTGAGTTGTACAAAGCTCTGAAAACTGGGATTTATCAGAGATTTGTACTTTTCCAGACTTAAGCAATTGCTGCATCTAAAATATGCCCCAAACCTTCATTCCTATGTGTTAGCTCTACTTTACCATCATTCCCACCACACGCAAGATAtccctgctgtggctgcagcaATAGCTACCTGAGATGTGGGTTATCTGTTCAGGTAACATCGCTTAAGGAcctcctgaatatttttgtttgttttgcattaaaaGTTTTAACAAATCCTGACTACGGGAAGTGCGCGTAAACTTTGTGCCGAGAATCCTTTAAGGCACCGTTAGAGAGCAGCAGAGGTCCACGGAAAAGCTTTTAATGCAGCAGGTTATTCTTGTGGTTAATTCAGAGAGGCTTGATAACTTTTCGGCACTTCTTGCAATCTGGCAAATAGTCTGTTTTCCAGCACTGCGAAAAAACAACATTCCTCTTCCTTGCTTACCACAATCACTTGAGGCTTTGCCTGCTTGACAGAGATAATAGCAGGTCTTGTCAGTAAAGCCTCCTGACTCATAAATAAGTTTATTCCCACTCTGTCTTCTCCAGAGAATGATTTTACTTCAGGAAACACAAAGGACCAGATTCTTCTGGCCATCCTTGTCAGCCTCCGGTTTTTACATGACAGGAGGACAAAGAGAGTCCACTCTAGCTCAGATTTACGTAGAAACACCATACTTCACTGTTTTGCATTAGTTTGGGACAGAAGAGTTGTCTTTAATAGTTTCAGTGAATTAGATATCTCATTTTGGCATGGAGCTGAGGTGGGACATAGCAAACTCGAGAAGCAGACGGCAGGAGGTAACTGAGCACTGAAGCTTCATCACTGAaagtaaatgtattaaaaaaaaaaaaaaaagagctaaggaGAAGGCTCCTATTGTCTGTGTGACTGAGGCAGGGATGAAGATCTGAGAATACACACTGTGGCAGATAATGGGACCTTTCCCAAGGGGTCTGTCTGCCTGCCACCTGCTTCCTAGCATTTTCTGGCTGAGAAGGACATGCATCCATACTTACACTCCCATTAGCTATAGGACTTTGCCTCCAAAGATACCTAATCACATTGCAAACATTATTGCATTTAGCTTCATAAACTCTCTTTCGACATAACACATTATTAATATACCCCATGTTACGGTCTGAGGGAAATAAAGAATCGAGACAGGGAGCAGTTCAGAGCCATCAAATCCTTGATTGGAGATTCTGCAGGATTTCAGGATCCTTCTTCCACTCCCATGCACTTGCTGCTACAGAAACATGTCGTGCATGTCACTTTCTCAATTACCAGAGAAAAATCAATGACTGTGCAGCCCCAtactttgacaagaaaaactaCCCATAATACCACAGCTTTAtacctttattattattaatttgagCAGTTTCTTACTACTCTTCTTTTTAAACTGCTtaagtgcctctgtgtgtgtgtagacTGGAAGGAGGCTGCTTTTTATAATAATCTTTGCATTTATCTGAACTGATTTTATAGAGCAAATGCATAAGATCCACAGAGCATCAGAAATGTTTCCCACTTCCCTTGAAAACTAGACACACAGTGTTTCAGGACATCCATTAATAATCCCTGCTCTTGGGAGCGCCTAGCTATCAAAGTGCTGGGTTGGTTTATTAGTTTACAGGTTATTACTTCTGTAGTTTAGATTTCTCTCTTGTATCTTTTATGATGCAGAATATAGACTGTGAGCTGGAACCTCAGGTGCAGCTGGGCTCTGGGCTGCGCAGccaaggagagaggaaaggaatTAGTTTGCTCCCTGACGCGGGAGCTGCTTGGGAATTATTCTGACCCTTGTTATAAATCAGGTACGTGAAGCAGAGCTGTCTTTAAGTACATTCCTCTGGCCAGACAATATCAGAGTGCTCCTATTCCCCTTACTACTGTCACAGCAAGGCCGGGGGCATATGggtggtgtggggttttgtgagcactctctccatggggccattGTGTCAAAGGAGTAGGAGGGATGGCAGAAGTCCACCTCCTGGTGCTTTCAAGTGGTTCCCACTGCATTTAAATAGAGTGTGGCAGAGGTGGTGTTCAGAAAATACTACTGGATTGATTCCCCTAAGGAAGTGGGTAGAGGAGCACATCTGGGGCTGTTGTCAAAGACTGGCTTTAGCTCCAGAAGTCAGGTCTCCCTGGCTAGCTCTCTCTGCACTCAGTGGAGAGAGGCTTTGTCACTGCTTTGTGCAAAGTGGAAACACAGCTTTGAAGCTGGCTATCCAGAGTCAGGAGTTAAGCCTGCTGCAGCTGTTTTATCTCCTGGTTTCTAGATCTCAGCCTGAAACAGGTACGGGCCTGCCAAACATGACCAAAACCCAACGGCTTCTGCATatggacagaaacaggacagcagGTTTGCAGGGAGGCCTGAGGTTCAAGTGTGAGCACCTGAGGAGTTCAGATGTGTCCAGGATTAGCTGAACAGTGTTCTCAGAGTTAAAGCTCTGAGGCTTTCATTTTATGTGCTCATATTTTGAAGGAAGGTGAGGGGATTCTGCCTCTTCTGTGCATTGGTCCTTTTTCTGTGCTCCCTAGGATAATGAGTAGTATCATTTCTTATTCTGAGAGACAAGTCTAAGAGGTTGCTTTGTTCTTAAGTTGTCCACACAGCTCTTATTGTATGGGATGTCTCTTACTTCATTCGTTGCATGAGTAAGAGGAAGGCTAGGCCAATCAATCAGGCATTGCAGAACCACTCTAAGCTATTTAGTTGCTGAttaaaccttccccccccccccccccccccccccccccagtgtagaatacagctgggaaaaaacacagtcttttaagaaaaaataaatataacgcTCAAAACCAAATTGTTCCCATTCTGTGTGAACTCAGCTGCACATCTGAAATGGAAATGCTGTATGTCTTTGCATGCCTGAGACTGTCAGGTCAtgctattgttttgttttcttgcatttgGAACTTAATAGGGAAACAATATGGGCATGTTCATTAATGTTTGTGTAAATAGTAACTGCCCACATATGAGCACTAGCATGTTTTCCTGTGAAAGCTCAATGTGCAGGGTAGgatttaaaaacacagcagttaGCCAGCACACTCTGGCTGGGCCTGGAAACATCTAGGTAGCAATTT contains:
- the PSMG3 gene encoding proteasome assembly chaperone 3 isoform X2 produces the protein MEASPIVTSKQREEVVHGVPTEVVCTAFSNSVLVVVTQYGKMGTIVYVDPNTIGNNVGRPSLTTKVLLGKDEPLVHVCAKNLVAFVSQEAGNKPVLLAMALKDKTMEGIQALREVIRSCQVW